DNA sequence from the Pseudophryne corroboree isolate aPseCor3 chromosome 6, aPseCor3.hap2, whole genome shotgun sequence genome:
CTcgacattccgatttggctaccgcatcaggcttatctccgtttcgcattattggactgtcatttccagttccaggccctgctattcggcctctcaacagcaccgagggtattcaccaaggtgatggcagagatgatggttctccgcaaacaaggggtgaacatcattccatatctggacgatctgctgataaaggcttcgtccaaggagaagctgttgcagtccattgttctcacaatccACCTattcagagtccacggttggattctgaatctcccaaagtcacatttggaaccgacccagaggttgtcttttctggggatgatccttgacacagaagtgcagagggtgtttcttccgcaggaaaaggcattggtgatacacacaatggtccgggatgtcctgaatccagcccgggtgtcagttcatcactgcattcgccttttgggaaagatgatggcttcttacgaggctctccaatatgggaggttccatgctcggcccttccaactggaactcctggacaagtggtcaggttctcatCTCCACatccaccagaggattcgtctgtcgccaaaggccaggatttcactcctctggtggctccaatttcctcaccttctggagggccgcaggttcgggattcaggactgtgtccttctaaccacagatgcgagccttcagggctggggtgcagtcactcagggggaaactttccaaggaaggtggtcaagtctggaagccggcctgcccatcaacatcctggaactaagagccgtctacaatggtcttcttcaggcggcccatcttttaaggaattgggccattcaagtgcagtcggacaatgtaacgacagtggcctacataaaccgacagggcggaacgaagagcagagctgcaatgtcagaggtaacaagaatcatcctctgggcagaaagacacgcattggtgctctcagcaatcttcattccgcgagtagacaactgggaagcagacttcctcagcagacaagatctccatccaggggaatggggtctccatccggaggtgttcaaggaaattacagacctttgggggttaccccaaatagaaatgatggcctctcgtctcaacaagaagcttcgacgctattgttccaggtcgagggacccacaagcagtggcagtggacaccctggtgtctccgtgggtgttccggtcggtgtatgtgtttccacctcttccgctcattccaagagttctaaagctcgtaaaggagatcaagggttcaggcgatcctcactgctccggactggccaaggcgtgcttggcacgcggaccttctgaatctcttgcaggaagagccgaggagtcttcctctttgggaggatctgctgctgcagggaccattcgcctatcaagacataccgcggctacgtttgacggcatggaggttaaacgcctgaaactagctcggaagggcattccgaagaaggtcattcctaccctgatacaggctatgaaaggggtaacgtctaaacattaccatcgtatttggaagaaatatgtttcttggtgtgaatccaagaggtttcctacggtggagtttcaactcggacggtttctcctcttcctgcaagcaggtgtggatatgggcctgaggttgggatctgtgaaggtccagattttgtccctTTCCAtcatcttccagaaacaattggctgccctccctgaggttcagacctttttgaagggagttctgcacatccaacctccctttgtaccgcctacggtgccttgggaccttaatgtggtgttgcaattttctgcagtcggattggtttgaacctctacaggaggttgaggtcaaatttcttacttggaaggcggtcacgttgttggccttagcttctgctagacgtgtatcggaattaggcgctttgtcctgtaaaagtccttacttgatcttctatgaagatagagctgaactccggacacgtcagcagttttttccgaaggtcgtgtcggcatttcatatcaaccaacctattgtggtgccagtagctactgactcctcaattacatcaaagtacttgGATTTTGTAagagctctgaagatatatgtgaagagaacttctcgtcacagaaagtcggactctctgtttgtcctatatgatcccaagaagattgggtgtcctgcttctaagcagactatttctcgctggattcggttcactatccagcacacttattctacggcaggactgccgtgtccaaaattctgttaaggctcactctactcttaaggtgggttcttcctgggtggctgcccagggtgtctcgacattgcaactttgccgagctgcaacttggtctgggtcgaacacgtttgcaaagttttacaagttcgatactttggcctctggtgagctgaagttcagtcaatcagttctgcaggagcctccgcgctctcccttccattctgggagccttggtacatccccatggtactaatgtggaccccagcatcctctaggacgtaagagaaaataggattttggttacctaccggtaaatccttttctcgtagtccgtagaggatgctgggcgcctgcccagcgcttcgttttcctgcaaccgttatctggttcagtacgacaTTGTTtaggtatgtactgcattgttacttggtaagtaatgtttcagcagttgccaattctctctctggaacAGGGCACCAAAAATTCTAGTTACGGCTTTGTTAGCGATATATCAGGTATAAATGCAGGTAGggcgtacacactagatgatatcatcagattgacctgcatgtacgGCAGATGGGAAGTTGAGACGCACAGGAGCATgtaatagtgcgtacacactggacaatgtgtCTTTCCAATTTGGCTCAAATCgataaattgttttaaaaaaatcaTTTAATGTTACACCCAGCTCAAGACAACCTTTCCCCTActacctagagcagtggttcccatacttttttgagtcacggggccctagagtatcagaatttttcttGCAGCACCCCTAAACCAAACGTTTCTTATtgtgaaatttagaaagaaatattaaattaagtaaattctgtttatatgtcatccttagggtcagttatgtagtgaggGGCAGGCTGcacttgtccacatattttatgattggaagccataaGCACTAGTTTTGTCTGTTACACTGACAGTAAAtaaattgaattggtcctggaccaccaacctagggcacccctgaaagtaccccgaggcaccccagggtgccgtggcacagtttgaaaaccactgaccTAGCGCCTGCACCCTACGAAGTTATATCGATCTGAGAGACATGTTACCTGCGCATATTTGCACAAAATGTATTGGCAGGCTCCAGGTGAATGAGTGCAGCCAAAGGAGAGATTAAAGATTCCTCAGTAAGCCCTCAGAGATTTATACCAGAGTGTCTCCAGCACTGACAATCGCCTTTTTTTACCAAAGTGTATTTGCTTCAGGAACCTTTAGTTATTGGGGCTCATTTATCCCCTGATAGGTATTAGCATTAGCACTACAATTGAAGAACAAATTTTACTCAGATCTGAGTAAGCAGACCAGTTCCGTGAAACGCGTAACTTTGGAAGCAAGATTATTCTTTTTAAATTTTGAATTTGTTtattagagagataaagtaccaaccaaccagcttctgtcatttttcaaacacagcctataacatggcagtgaagctgattggttggcactttatctccgtccactttatctctctccaaggcttaatgcaTAGACCCCATAGTGAGTCAAATTTGAAATACAATTATGGTTGTAATACTTTAATACAGATACTGTTATCTCAATCTTTGTGTTTTAACCAAAGAGGATAAAAGGTTTATGAAAGAAATATGTTTTGTAAACGGATGCAACTGTCTTCAATGGGAACACTTGATAAACACAGTACCAGTGTAGATTTGTCACATACTGTAATCCATTCACATTCAGTAACATGTTGCCCTCTTTGGCAGAGAATACCTGCTGTTTTGTCTAAAGGCCCAATTGTTTACACATAAATATAGCTTTTACAATGTTTTGATGatagtctccctttaagacctgttgTGTGTATTTACGACGGAGACGAGGCAGTAGTCCACCCATTACCAGGGCTAATCCCTGCTGGTGGCAGTAACCTATTTACAGCTGCTGTCACTCCTATTACTAGAATGCACTAATGGTGATGAGTGTTCAGTGGGggcaattcagatctaatcgctgggcTGATAATTTTgctatcctgcgatcagatagtcgccgcctccagggggagtgtaaatttgctgtgcatgtgtacgccgagctgctaaaatccactttgtcagtctgtgcgcaacccaggacttattccagtgcgatgagaacgggctgatcggggctggagctgacgtcagacgccctccctgaaaagcttgggcacgcctgcgtttttctggacgctccctgtaaacggtcagttgcgacccacaaatggcctcttcctgtccatcaccttgcgaacgcccgtgcgatcggatttttcgcaccatcccctcACTGATAGGCGATGCCCGGTGTTGtctgatgcgcatgcgcattacggtgcatacgcattcgcagttaggccctgattgcccactgtgcaaaaacacacagcagcgatcagatttgaattaaccCCAATGTTTTGTTTGTCTCTAAATAGTGGTTTGATTTCTTTAATGTTGGCAGATTTTTAAATATGAGTCTATAAGTATAAAACGTGAGGGTGAAAGTAAAAATAATAAAGGAAAGTGACAGAAATCCTCCTGTCACACTCAGAGAGCTAAAGGGACAGAgttctaatattatatatatgtagcaGGAAATGGTAGCTATCGGAAACAGTGCAGCAAGTCCTGTATATTATCTGCACAAAGCTCTGTTCCTGGTTATAAGCTTCATAGAGAGCGATTTCACTCCTCTGCCTCGCTcctttctcctttgtttctctctaTGTAACAGGAGAGTCCCTGAATCCTCATCTCAGTGGTATTGCTCCCAAGCTCTCTGTAATTGTAGGTGTTGATAAGGGGCTACTAGACTCCCCTTCCCTTGTCTCTAGGCACACACGTCTCCTCCCAGCCTGCAGGTAATAGCAAAATAAAGACTTGGCGGATACCACCCCATCGTGTCCTTGTGCGTTTGCTAGAGAGATCCAGCTTCTGTGTGAGGTTGGAGTGTGATTATGAGCAGTGGGGAGCTGTGTGGGGGAGGTGGTAAGGTGTCAGGTGAGTACATGTCTGTGTGTGCGTCTGGTGCTGCCTGTCTTGTGCACGTGTTACTATAGGAATATCTCTAAATATGGCAAAttatctttttatgtgtatgcTAATAGTGTGGCTGTGTATGTAGATGTAATGTCTGAATCCTCACAAGCTGCCTTTCTCCTGCAATACCAGATCATGATTATAAGTAGGATTCTAATTATGTCATCGTCTCCTTCACACTCCCACTATTCACTCTTCGCTATCGCCACCTCCATTACCACTTCTCTTGGTTCATTAAACGCATTGCTGCTTGAGACTACTGACGTGCATTAAATCAGGTTAACCTCTTCCCAGCCACAGTGCTACCACATTATCTGAGTAGCAGAATTCACCTCAAATATTACCCACTTTGATATTCAAATGAAAATAACCAATCAAAAGAGACAGCCAGGGTTAAGAGCTGTTATTGAGGTGAGTGCTGTGCAACCCATGTGAAGCTAACACTGCTGTGTTGAAGAGAGCTTTGCATTTATGCCTGTCAGGTGGCTGCACAGCCATGTCCATGTGAGGAACTAGTATAACTCTAACTGTGGTGCAGTACCACTGGGTATTGTTGATGGGGCAGCAGTACTTAGGGGGACATATTGGTGTAAACTGCTGTGGCTTGCTGTTACTTAACGCCAAACATTTCTATTAAGAGCCTTTTCCAGCAAGCGCTATACAAGCTCTCCTTTCAGCGCCTCACTTGCGTTACTGATCAAACCTGCCTGTAGCTTTTCTTGGATTTGCTTCACAGTAGTTCTTGCAGCACCCTAACATGAATGGCTTGGGGAACCTCAGTAGTGCTTAGCTTTGTGGCTTGAACGCAGTCTATAATCCCTGTAAGAAGTCACGTCTCGATCCTTCTTGTTTTCTCTATAATGGAAATGTTTAATGTAAATCCTGCCACCCAGTTATTAGTTGTAAGAGCAGCTCCGTTGATTATTCAGTGTGCCGTACAAATTAACATCACGACTGCTCGCTAATTAGCAGAACTGCTGTAATTAAACTTCTATTGTGTTCAAGCTGATTTGTTCTTTGTAGCTGCTCCACAACTATTCATTTCCTCCCTTCATGTGACAGGGTAATGAACTTATTCAAGAGGGATTCCCTTCTTTTAACCACTTATGTGTGGAGCAAAACATGTCCCTGTATTTTAACTTTGAGAATCTTTAGAAAAAAATGCCATGGCCTAAAAGACTTTTCTTGTGTAAATGGTTGCTCCCTTGTAAAACCAGTCTATTCTTCTACAGTATGTttgagaaatacaggttgagtatcccatatccaaatattccaaaatacggaatattccgaaatacagacttttttgagtgagagtgagatagtgaaacctttgttttttgatggctcaatgtacacaaactttgtttaatacacaaacttattaaaatattgtattaaatgaccttcaggctgtgtgtataaggtgtatatgaaacataaatgaattgtgtgaatgtagacacactttgtttaatgcacaaagttataaaaaaaaattggctaaaattaccttcaggctgtgtgtataaggtgtatatgtaacataaatgcattctgtgcttagatttaggtctcatcaccatgatatctcattatggtatgcaattattccaaaatacggaaaaatcccatatccaaaatacctcctggtcccaagcattttggataagggagactcaacctgtaccttgGTATTACTTCGAATGCGTGCTTTTCATTACTAttttaagattattattttttttggtttgCAGTATAGTATGCAAACATACATACTTTTTGTATTCAGAgcactgtacatacacatatacatagtacatgCTTTTCCCTTGCAATAGCTCCCTGCGTACCGCGTGCTTGGGGCGGCTGCCTCCCTGCATACCACGTGCTTGGGGCGGCTGCCTCCCTGCATACCGCGTGCTTGGGGCGGCTGCGTACCGCGTGCTTGGGGCGGCTGCCTCCTGCGTACCGCGTGCTTGGGACGGATGCTTCTTGTGTTGTGTacatgactcatgttaatatatctTGATTTTCTTTCTGTTCATCATAAAAAAAGGGAGTTTgtctcattttattattattattattagctgctCTCTTTGTAAACCCCTCTTTACAAAACAAATACATATCTGAAAATACTTTTCATTGGTTCCCATCCCAATTAAATGTTTGTTCGTTTTTGTCATTCGCTTGGGATGAATCCTGCATTAATGAGCTGAGCCATTACACCTTTCTCAGTGTACATGTAAATGAATTATTTGCAGAAGTGAGTTatactaaaaaaaaaacccaacaacatttGGCCACTCCTTTTATGGACATCGTAAAGTGCAGGTTTGGCATTATCAAGCAGTACATTTTAATGTCCATCAATGAACAGTGCTCCCACAAGATGCATACCAGCAGTGACTTATTGTCAGGCTCAGATTTGTCCAGCCCTGCTATCTATACATTATGACAGCATGTTGCAGGGAGATAATTCAAATAACAATTTTCTTACACTTTGGGGCAAATGTGCAGAATACTTCACTTATCCATTAAAGGATTGTTGAATACTCAAAGTTTGGGTTGAAACGCTAAAGATTTCCTTATATAATCATGCCCTGTAACTGTTGCTATAAATCTAACATCTTCATTGCGTGAATCTATGACATTTCCCCCAGTCTTCCGATTAGACAAACAATGTTCTGTTCTCTGTCTTGAACAGAACATTTGCTGCTAACTACTGTATGAGCTAGAAGAATGCTAGGTACTATGTGTGGCATTGCAGCTTAGTGGTGCTCTGTAATGACTGACGTGACCCAGGTGTAGAGCTGTTTTTGTAAACGATCAGTCACCTAAAGCTGTACTTTTTATTGTttcattatttttctttgtttttggGGGGCATTGACCCCTTCACTCCGGTAACTACTCCATAATAAGCTATTGTTTATATGACTCTTCATAGATGGAGTCCCCGGTGTGTGCACCTTCTGGGATACCTCTGCATCTGCTAGTCCCTATGGTGAACAATGACATCTCCTCTCCATGTGAGCAGATCATGGTGCGTACAAGATCAGTGGGCGTCAACACCAGTGATGTGGCTCTGGCTACTGAGCCTGAATGCCTTGGACCTTGTGAACCTGGCACCAGCGTTAACTTGGAAGGGATTGTGTGGCAGGAGACTGAGGATGGTAAGTTTGACTATTGCTTTGTGGAATTTGTATAAGTGTCCCTATGTTTATATTGTGCAACATATTACTCTCTAAAGTACGTTTAGTTTCTATGGAATGTTGGAGGGCCTTTGGCTTGCAGCAGTGCATGtacacaggaggcacaactactgcctGGGATTGTATGGATCGCACATCCTTCATTGTTTTATGTCCGGCCAAGAGAGAACAATTTGTAACGCAAAATCTACCAATCACAGGCAGCTGCGTTGCCTACTGTGCACATCCATTGCAGTGTGCTGCCGCACATTAACTTTGTCCACGTACTGCACGTATTGCACGTACTGAAGATCAGCCACTGTAGTACATATGAAGATGTTCAAAGACCCAATAAGGTTGGAATAAACAGGAGTGTGCCATATGCCTGCACAGTAGTGTTTGCCAGTGGCTGTAGCACAGCAGGTTAGTAACGGATGGCTGATTTCCACACTGGTAGAGAATATGCAGTGCTTGATTTTACATTTCCTTTTTAGTAATTTAATTATGAATTGCATAATTATCTAATATATTGTTTACATAAAGTATTTACTTAGTATTAATATTGATAACAAAGTTTTTTCTTAGTGTTCTTTTCTTTTCTCCTTATACACTCATCATAATGTTAGTATTTGGGTCAAAAGCCCAAACGCCATTTGTAGGAACTCCAAAAGTCACTGCACCTGTTGGTGTATATAGTGGGGAGACCTTGAGGCCAAAATTGACATCCCAGGACAGATGACTAAGCAACATTTTACATTACACTTTTATGTAAACTTCATATTACTGAGTTTTAATTATTTAACGGCTGTTACTTATCTTCATTGTAGACACTGTATTGATGTTTTATCACTGTCATAATAGTGGATTGAAATAGACTATGCATCAGTTGCATTTGAGGAGAATTGACTGTcctgcttctttttgtgtgtgtgtccccACCCGTCCTGTCTCTCTCCCACGTAACATGCATTTGCTTCCAAAAACAACCGCAGGAGACATTCAGAGTTACATGGATTAAGCCCATGATCTTTGTGCATACAGTCCTCTGTCTCCTGTAGTACTACTGCAAGGGCCTAACTCATCTAGTGTTATAATTCCCTGAAGGCAGCTTGTCATTTAGCTGGCGGTTCTTTTTCTCTACTTCGGCCTCTGATCACGTGTAATGCTCTTGTGCCATTGTTAAGATTCCAAAAAACTGTATGTGTCATATGCTGTAGCAGCAAATTACCTGTGAGTTCCAGTGGGTTAATTATGATAACAGATGTTCAGTGCGGATGAACCACAGGGATCAGATTTACAGCAGTCGGTGAGCTTCTGATCTAATGTAATATGGGATTCTGCGGAGCTTGTAACAGTACCATGCTGTCTGAAAGGCTGTACCACAGAGTGCTTGAAAACCGGTTAATTCATACCTGCAAACTCTGCATAGAGCCCTCATCTGCAGCTGTGCAGCCATCTGCTGTCTAAAAATAAACCTGTATAAATTGCAGGTGTGAGCAGGTATTGCACTTTCCCAAAGTTTCAGAGCCATCAGTGCTTTAAGGTTCCCCATTGGCACATTGCTATAGACTGAAACAATGTATGCAAATGCAGAACTGTGTTTTTATTGGAGTAGTGTTTTTTTCCCCATTTCCAATTTTCAGTTAAAACAAGAAAATAGCTGATCAATGGATCTCCATTATTAGTGCTACTGTTCCCTTGAGAATGAATTAGCCCAACTTGGCTCCCAAATTAAGATGCTTTATGGGCATCTCCCTCACTGCCTACAGAGCTGATTTGTTTGAGGAAAGTACCAGGAAGAGAACATAGCAGAAGTTGTCCCCTGTCTAAATTTATATAGTAAAATACAAACTCCACGTCAGGTCCTTCAAACCCAAGACCCTGGTGCTGTGTGGCAGCAAGCTACTCATTGCGCCACAGTGCTGCCCCATGAAATTTGTTAAAGTGCTATGCATTGTACAAATATATTGAGATTCCAGAACTTGATAACCAGTTGTCTTTAATGTGTAGTAATCATATTAGTTAAAATATTTTAGAATATATTATTTTAGAATAATATGTACTGTAATTATCACATAATTGGCTGGTCAACAACAGAAGCCAGTCACTTTTATGAAACTTCACTTGAGATCTCTTTGAGGAACCTCTGCTTAGTCTGCTGCTGGTTCCTTAGCTCATGAGGAGGTGATCTATCATGAAGCGgagaaactgataagaacagaaagTTTCATCTCTGTCAGATTGTGATTATTTGGACCCCACATCACAGTATGGTGTTCTTTACTAATACCACCTTTCTGCTTGAATTTTCCCTTGCCTATAAGTGATTTATTTTTTTCTCCAGGAATGCTGGTTGTAAATGTGACTTGGAGAAACAAGACCTATGTTGGCACCCTGTTGGATTGTACACGACATGACTGGGCCCCACCTAGGTGAGTCTGCTACCTGGGATATGGTGTGTTTGATCACAAAATGCTACAGCAATGAAGAGTATTTGTGTGGGAAAGTGAAGGGATGATTTCACTACACATGGTCTGTTATATTTGAATAAATACAATGTAAATCCTGACCTGACATCATAACCGAATGTAATTCTATGTGTGTGTTTAATTGGCAATTTAAGAGCTATTTTGGCTGATGCAGCAGTAACTTCAATATCTTTATTAAAAGTGTATGTTTTAGTAGGTGGACTCACTTTCTCCCTTTTTTCCCCATCCCCCTCCAGATTCTGCGACTCTCCCACCAGTGACTTGGAGATGCGGAACGGACGGGGTAGGGGTAAACGCATACGCCCAAGTAGTAATGCTCCCGTTGCAGAAGGCGCACCAGCCCCTGAAAGTAAAGGCgcaagcagcagcagtagtagtagtaagacACGAGCTGGAGCCAACAACAAAGGTAGACGGGGAAGTCAGAATTCAGGTGATCATCGTCCACAGCCTTGTAACACAACAGAAGATATAAAAGCCAGCCCATCATCTGCCAGCAAACGTAAAAGCAAGCCTCCTTCTGACATGGAACTGACCTCAAGCTCAGAAGACTCCAAAGGAAGTAAGCGTGCTCGCACAAATTCCATGGGCTCTTCATCTGCCCCGGTGTCTGTGCCCATGCCTTTAACAGTGCAATTAAACACTATCAAGGTAGAGGCAACTGCACTAGACCGAAATTGTTCGTCACCCATATTAATAGACTGTCCCCATCCCAACTGCAACAAAAAATATAAGCACATTAATGGCCTGAAATACCATCAGGCTCATGCACACACAGATGATGACAGTAAACCAGAGGCAGATGGAGACAGTGAATGTGGTGAGGAACCTCATCTTCATCTGGACATGGGTAGCTGCAATGGTAACTTTCAGTCACAGAAGGGATCCCTTTCACCTGCCCGATCTGCCACTCCTAAGGCTCGTTTGACTGAGCCACACAGTCCTCCTCTTTCTTCAAAGTTTGGAGGCAAAGTAATGGGCAAGAAAAAGATAAGTACAGAAGGAGACACAGACCCTGGAGCACTTTCTAATGATGGGTCAGATGATGGTCCCATGGCAGCAGATGATACAAGCAATGATGGCTTTGAGTCACAGGAAAAAAGATTGGTAGATAAAGATGCAGCGAAAAAAGGAAATGGGAGCAACAAGTCAGACAAATTGACTTCATCTAAGAGTGTGAAATCTGCCCGTCCCATTGCCCCTGCTATAGTACCTCAGCAGATGTACACTATTCAAACTACCACCTTCACTGCTGGAAGTCCTGGTTCCTCTACTGGTCTTACCACTACAGTTGTCCAAGCCATGCCTACAAGCCCACAGCTTAAGCCCATTCAACCTAAACCAACAGTAATGGGAGAGCCGTCTAGTATTAATCCAGCTTTAACCCCATCTAGGGAtaaaaagaagaaggaaaaaaagaagaaagagtcAAGGGAAGAAGAAAATCCTGGAACCTCCATGAAAGTTGGTCGTCCTGAAGATGGGAAAAGCCCTTATGCGGATGCAGTAAGTGATTTGGTAGGCAAAGGTGATGGGCTTCTCAATGGCTCAGATTCTCACCAGAGCCGCTTGGCCAGCATAAAGGCTGAGGCTGACAAAATATATAGCTTCACAGACAATGCACCTAGCCCTTCTATAGGAATGGGAGGAAATACTTCAAACCGAATGGAAAACCCCAGTCCCGGTCAGCCCATGACACCGCTACATGTTGTGACCCAAAATGGGGCAGAAGGGACTTCTGCTAAAACCAACAGCCCAGCTTATTCTGACATTTCTGATGCAGGAGAAGATGCTGAAGGTAAATTAGAGGGCACAAAGGTTAAAGACCCAGAACAATTGGTTAAGGAAAGTGCCAAAAAGTCTCTCTTTCCACCACAACCCCAGAGCAAGGAATCCCCATACTACCAGACCTTTGAAACTTACTACTCTCCCAACTATGCACATTCCAGTCCAGGTGCCATAAACCCCACTGGTCAGACTACACCGGAAAGTCAGCCTCTTAAAGTCAAGAAAGAAGAAAGTCTGGAGGTTACAGAAGTGAAAATGAAGGTTGAGCCTCCGGAGGATAAAAAGCCAGAGCTTAGCAGCGCTAGCCAACAACCCTCCGTTATTCAGCAACGTCCTAACATGTACATGCAATCCCTCTATTACAATCAGTATGCCTATGTGCCTCCTTATGGCTATAGTGACCAAGGATATCATGCACATCTGCTCAGCACTAACCCAACATATAGACAACAGTATGAAGAGCATCAGAAACAAAGGCAGAAcctggaacagcagcagcagcagcaacaacaacaacaacaacaacaacaacaacagcagcagcagcagcagcaacaacaacaacaacaacaacaacaacaacaacaacagc
Encoded proteins:
- the ZNF609 gene encoding zinc finger protein 609 isoform X2, whose product is MSLSSGAPGGKGLDTNPVETYDSGDEWDIGVGNLIIDLDADLEKDQQKLEMSGSKEVGLPAPNAVATLPDNIKFVTPVPSGQSKESKSKSKRSKSSKDGGRSSQTSSGLFATGEVNKKEVSGRSADGGGNSGVPSSTAVPSKGAEKSGKAARSSSSSKKESGKAKKDKSEVSGASGDKEPIGILQPAPGVGGRGTTVQETVGTAVEQLAGAMATDSGNTLNVIKAESEDPELDNRGLKKVKAEMMESPVCAPSGIPLHLLVPMVNNDISSPCEQIMVRTRSVGVNTSDVALATEPECLGPCEPGTSVNLEGIVWQETEDGMLVVNVTWRNKTYVGTLLDCTRHDWAPPSNAPVAEGAPAPESKGASSSSSSSKTRAGANNKGRRGSQNSGDHRPQPCNTTEDIKASPSSASKRKSKPPSDMELTSSSEDSKGSKRARTNSMGSSSAPVSVPMPLTVQLNTIKVEATALDRNCSSPILIDCPHPNCNKKYKHINGLKYHQAHAHTDDDSKPEADGDSECGEEPHLHLDMGSCNGNFQSQKGSLSPARSATPKARLTEPHSPPLSSKFGGKVMGKKKISTEGDTDPGALSNDGSDDGPMAADDTSNDGFESQEKRLVDKDAAKKGNGSNKSDKLTSSKSVKSARPIAPAIVPQQMYTIQTTTFTAGSPGSSTGLTTTVVQAMPTSPQLKPIQPKPTVMGEPSSINPALTPSRDKKKKEKKKKESREEENPGTSMKVGRPEDGKSPYADAVSDLVGKGDGLLNGSDSHQSRLASIKAEADKIYSFTDNAPSPSIGMGGNTSNRMENPSPGQPMTPLHVVTQNGAEGTSAKTNSPAYSDISDAGEDAEGKLEGTKVKDPEQLVKESAKKSLFPPQPQSKESPYYQTFETYYSPNYAHSSPGAINPTGQTTPESQPLKVKKEESLEVTEVKMKVEPPEDKKPELSSASQQPSVIQQRPNMYMQSLYYNQYAYVPPYGYSDQGYHAHLLSTNPTYRQQYEEHQKQRQNLEQQQQQQQQQQQQQQQQQQQQQQQQQQQQQQQQQQQQQQQRSIEKKAEMAMRDREATLKEEWKHKSSVHPTLTKAPSLTDLGKSGSSKSKEMVSGPDTGKSVIIPKPEDSAKIQVQQAEGLKAKVSEGGGHTGKESAETSKTVDCSRQAGLDPVLWYRQQQEAESRMWSYVYPKYTDALKADDERWKEERERKVKEERSRSKEASSKEDGKEAISVDIKGPQTNDDPRVMPKDPRTSTHVPVSSPLTQHQSYIPYMHGYTYSQAYDPSHPSYRGMPAVMMQNYPGSYLPSSYSFSPYGNKVAGNEESEKSRASPNVSCKPTSDSKALDLLQQHASHYKSKSPTITDKSPQERDRGGCNVPGGSSGGGCSSMGAPDRGVGDRSSERPRTSPSQRLMSTHHHHHHLGYSLLPGQYQLPYTTGLSSTAIVASQQGSAPSLYPPPRR